Below is a genomic region from Acidobacteriota bacterium.
TTTGATGAGGTGCCATTCCTGAGCGATAAATACCGGCGTCAGCAGTTCTCCGACTGGCGCTGCGAAAACGATAGTTTCTAATTCGGCATTCAATTGCCCCCGGTGAATTTGCCCGTAATCGCCGCCCATGACGCGGTAATCATCTTCTGAATATTTGTAAGCGACTTCGGAAAAGGTTTTGCCGCTTTTAATGGATTCGTAAGCCTCATCAATTTTCTGTTTGGCTGCCGCTTCGTTGTTCGGACGATGTTTGATGACGATGTCATTGAGATGAAGCGAAGGCGGCACGGTGAATTTGTTTTTGTTCGCTTCGTAATACTTTTTTACTTCAAGGTCAGCAACTTTGGCTTTGTCTTCGATTGCTACCTGATGAATTTTTCTAAGCAATAAATCTTTTTCGATGCGTTGGGTAAATTCGCTTTCGCTGATGTGGTCGGCTTGTAAGGCTTCTTGAAAATTTTTCTCGGTTTTATAGCGGGTTTTGATTTTCTGGATTGCCTCAGCCAAATCTTTTTTAGCGACGCGCAACCCCAGGGCTTTGGCTTTTTGATAAGCGAGTTCGCGGACAATCAATTCATCGAGTGCAGTGTTTCTGAGGTCATCGCGTTTCTTGCCGTTCATGCTTGAATGCGCGGTTGGCGAAATCAGAACTTTGTCGAGTTCTTCTTCAAGCTCGCCTGCGGTAATGCTCACCCCGTTGACCGTCGCAATGACCGCTTGGGCTTCGCCTTCGGACAGCATCTTGGAGGGCGCAGCGATTGGCGCGGCGGTTTCGCGTTTGCTTGCCGGAAAGGAAAAAGCCGATTTTTCGGTATCGGGGTTATCAGGCGAGCGCGGCGCGAAAGGTTTGGTGACACTGGCTTCTTCAGGCGGTTCGCTTTTGGCGCGGGTGATTTCGCTTACCAGAAAGAATGCGCCGACCATTCCGAAAATTAGCGCCACGATGATCATTGAAACGGTTTTCATTTTATTCATAACCAAACTCCCGAATTCAGGTTTGCCAATAGAGGCATAAACAAACGGCATTTATGCCTCTTTGGGTTGATTACAATCCGTGACAAGTCAGACACAAAGAACTGGCGTTATCGGTGATACGCAGAAATTTGCCTCGGGAATCATTGTGCGGATTGTGACAGGTGGCGCATTCCAACCGTCCGCTGACATCTGACGGTTGATCTTTGAACAGCGGCAAGGTGCCAACATAAGGAATTCTCACGCCGGTTCCTTCGGTTGGCGACTTTAAGCCGCCATCTGCGGTTGCCAAAGTGACGCTGTAAACGAAATCAACCGGATGGTCATTGGAAAGACCTCCCGGCCCGCCGATGACCGGCGCAGTAACCGAACCGGCTCCTCCCATCGCAGGTGTAACCTGATAGAAAGATGCCTGGGTAATGGTTCCGTCGTGACAACTCAGACA
It encodes:
- a CDS encoding peptidylprolyl isomerase, with the protein product MNKMKTVSMIIVALIFGMVGAFFLVSEITRAKSEPPEEASVTKPFAPRSPDNPDTEKSAFSFPASKRETAAPIAAPSKMLSEGEAQAVIATVNGVSITAGELEEELDKVLISPTAHSSMNGKKRDDLRNTALDELIVRELAYQKAKALGLRVAKKDLAEAIQKIKTRYKTEKNFQEALQADHISESEFTQRIEKDLLLRKIHQVAIEDKAKVADLEVKKYYEANKNKFTVPPSLHLNDIVIKHRPNNEAAAKQKIDEAYESIKSGKTFSEVAYKYSEDDYRVMGGDYGQIHRGQLNAELETIVFAAPVGELLTPVFIAQEWHLIKVENRQSERLLKFDEVKDKIRNALVEKRRKDTLVQFINDLKAAAKIEYVNEQ
- a CDS encoding cytochrome c3 family protein; this encodes MRAKKALLVVFMFMFCGYVYGQFAGDGGKQTVVGTDHDLHTEFAGGTAVCDYCHVPHKFNVIANQPPLLWNVQVKPGPYATYSSSSFDGAGTIRDPSAASGTKDAAYMTLLCLSCHDGTITQASFYQVTPAMGGAGSVTAPVIGGPGGLSNDHPVDFVYSVTLATADGGLKSPTEGTGVRIPYVGTLPLFKDQPSDVSGRLECATCHNPHNDSRGKFLRITDNASSLCLTCHGL